A window from Acidobacteriota bacterium encodes these proteins:
- a CDS encoding sigma-54-dependent Fis family transcriptional regulator, giving the protein MTSILVVDDERGARMALEVPLRLSGYDVVAASGGREALALGQQKRFDVVLTDIYMPDILGLEVVREFRRFSPDTKVIAVTAQGSLDIALQAVEAGAFDFIAKPFNIDEVLALVKRAAQPPALAQPIEAPPDFSSSGLIGHSPQMVRAYKLTAHAARSQTTVLIEGESGTGKELIARAIHRHSARSKQPFTAVNCSALPETLLEAELFGYTKGSFTGAATDKAGLFESTDGGTLFLDELGTTSPSFQASLLRVLQEKEVRRIGAAVARPVDVRIIGATNRNLEELAERGEFRADLFYRLSVLVVPLPPLRERGAEDIALLAQHFLKKYGHELRVNTDVIELLARYAWPGNVRELENTIEHAVAVCNDGVITLNDLPRRILERAAAAPLLQPKTAAPTSLIDDRPALAELERRYIQLVLAENGGNKSRTAEILNIDRRTIYRYLEPALEPAGETGLPNLPDELVS; this is encoded by the coding sequence TTGACCTCAATCTTGGTGGTTGATGATGAGCGTGGCGCGCGCATGGCGTTGGAAGTTCCGTTACGTTTGAGTGGTTATGATGTCGTCGCCGCCAGCGGCGGACGCGAGGCGCTGGCGTTGGGTCAGCAAAAACGTTTTGATGTCGTGCTGACGGACATTTACATGCCCGACATTCTAGGCCTTGAAGTCGTGCGCGAATTCCGCCGCTTCAGTCCCGACACCAAAGTCATCGCCGTCACCGCACAAGGCTCGCTCGACATCGCGTTGCAAGCCGTCGAAGCGGGCGCTTTCGATTTCATCGCCAAGCCGTTCAACATTGACGAAGTGCTGGCCCTGGTCAAACGCGCCGCACAGCCGCCAGCCCTGGCCCAACCCATCGAAGCGCCACCTGATTTTTCTTCGTCTGGCTTGATCGGTCACAGCCCGCAAATGGTGCGCGCCTACAAGCTGACCGCGCACGCCGCGCGCAGCCAAACCACCGTGCTGATCGAAGGCGAGTCGGGCACGGGCAAAGAATTGATCGCGCGCGCCATCCACCGGCACAGCGCCCGCAGCAAACAGCCATTCACCGCCGTCAATTGCAGCGCTTTGCCCGAAACGCTGCTCGAAGCTGAACTCTTCGGCTACACCAAAGGCAGCTTCACCGGCGCGGCGACTGACAAGGCCGGACTGTTTGAAAGCACGGATGGCGGCACGTTGTTTCTCGATGAATTAGGCACGACCAGCCCGTCGTTTCAGGCCAGTCTGTTGCGCGTCTTGCAGGAAAAAGAAGTCCGTCGTATCGGCGCAGCGGTTGCGCGTCCGGTGGATGTGCGCATCATCGGCGCGACCAATCGCAATCTCGAAGAGTTGGCCGAACGCGGCGAATTTCGCGCCGATCTGTTTTACCGCTTGAGTGTGCTGGTCGTGCCGCTGCCGCCGTTGCGTGAACGCGGGGCCGAAGACATCGCCTTGTTGGCGCAACACTTCTTGAAAAAATACGGCCACGAGTTGCGCGTTAATACCGATGTGATCGAGTTGCTGGCGCGCTACGCCTGGCCGGGCAATGTGCGCGAATTGGAAAACACCATCGAACACGCTGTGGCCGTGTGCAATGACGGCGTCATCACGCTCAACGATCTGCCGCGCCGCATTTTGGAACGCGCTGCTGCCGCGCCGCTGTTACAACCAAAGACCGCCGCGCCGACTTCCTTGATTGACGACCGGCCCGCGCTGGCTGAATTGGAACGGCGTTACATTCAATTGGTTCTCGCGGAAAACGGCGGAAATAAATCGCGCACGGCTGAGATTCTGAACATTGATCGGCGCACAATTTACCGCTACCTGGAACCGGCTTTAGAACCGGCTGGCGAAACCGGCCTGCCCAACCTCCCAGATGAATTGGTGAGCTGA
- a CDS encoding CHASE2 domain-containing protein has product MIRNNQQALRTGLILALSITLVVLVTWFAPTLSAASLNLLFRLRGALPAPADVVILAIDDQSLRRIGQWPWPRSVMATVVDRLTQARARSIGLDIIYAEPSSANEDRQLAQALARNRRVVLPAQLYESAAATGAADGAPTVAWLRPLPLFAAAASGIGHAHIAPGVDGMARSLQLSKADDRAERLWAFGLEVVRIAEQIAENDWAETGGQLRFGPYVIPVMDESARAALSGVTVIRPNEMLINYAGPTRSFQHYSIADLLDEKVPLTAFTNKLVLIGAVAQSMGDTRVVPFMHYNANAQEGGQEMPGVEIHANIIHSLRGHLTLRTLPDWLNFGLALLVILSCALTIRWVDGWRQVALLGLISVAICVGSFWAFSRARWIPPLVPMLTGFAAVIPLLLNRSLAASAELDQKLATLVSSQRGFLTGATQTEADYLEREQALALPQSLHWKLRAVDDLTTRLLTRMSFVNRILSSMGESVLVADLRGRIVFANHEARQFFGCDEQEMLGRYFEEFLLACGKLDATQLRAAISAVLSGQHAQLEFEIAAPTPRHCSLLLSALNLGTQCFQRADSASGDFLPAGAGLLWSPHAGSTAYPEAIGVVALFSDITRRVELDRMKTETLQLVSHELRTPLTSIQGLSDVLLKFPVAADESRELIGTIHAESLRLSETINRYLDLTRLESGAQALHLAPLDCQELIGGCQRNLTVLAAERGITLNSQINAAAPMIQADAQLLAQALNNLLSNAIKYSPPDTAVTILAEREAGGLALTVRDQGYGIPAAAHARIFEKFYRLERDASSTTVGTGLGLPFVKEIAEQHGGRVTFESVEGHGSRFTLHLPASVTT; this is encoded by the coding sequence ATGATTCGGAATAATCAGCAAGCGCTACGCACTGGGTTGATTCTGGCCCTCAGCATCACCCTCGTCGTGCTGGTGACGTGGTTTGCGCCCACGCTGTCAGCCGCTTCGTTGAATCTGCTGTTCCGTTTGCGTGGCGCGCTGCCCGCGCCTGCTGACGTTGTCATCCTGGCGATTGACGATCAGAGTTTGCGCCGCATCGGCCAATGGCCCTGGCCGCGCTCGGTAATGGCGACGGTGGTGGATCGCCTGACGCAAGCCCGCGCCCGCAGCATCGGCCTCGACATCATTTACGCCGAACCTTCCAGCGCCAACGAAGACCGCCAGTTGGCTCAGGCCCTGGCGCGCAATCGCCGCGTCGTCTTGCCCGCGCAGTTATACGAATCTGCTGCCGCCACGGGTGCCGCCGATGGCGCGCCGACGGTGGCCTGGTTGCGGCCCTTGCCTTTGTTTGCCGCAGCGGCCAGCGGTATCGGCCATGCGCACATCGCGCCCGGAGTGGATGGCATGGCGCGCAGCCTGCAACTCAGCAAAGCCGATGATCGCGCCGAGCGGCTCTGGGCCTTTGGCCTGGAAGTGGTGCGCATCGCCGAACAGATTGCGGAAAATGATTGGGCCGAAACGGGCGGCCAATTGCGGTTTGGCCCTTACGTCATACCTGTTATGGACGAAAGCGCGCGCGCGGCCTTGTCTGGCGTTACTGTCATTCGCCCGAATGAGATGTTGATCAATTACGCCGGGCCGACGCGCAGTTTCCAGCATTACAGCATCGCCGATTTACTCGATGAAAAAGTTCCGCTGACAGCCTTCACCAACAAACTCGTCTTGATCGGCGCGGTGGCGCAATCCATGGGCGATACGCGCGTCGTGCCGTTTATGCATTACAACGCCAATGCCCAAGAGGGCGGTCAGGAAATGCCCGGCGTTGAGATCCACGCCAACATCATTCACAGCCTGCGCGGTCATTTGACGTTGCGGACGTTGCCCGATTGGCTGAATTTCGGCCTGGCGTTGCTGGTAATCTTGAGTTGCGCGCTGACGATTCGCTGGGTGGATGGTTGGCGGCAGGTCGCGCTGTTGGGCTTGATTTCAGTGGCGATTTGCGTGGGCAGCTTTTGGGCGTTTAGCCGCGCGCGTTGGATTCCGCCGCTGGTGCCGATGCTGACCGGTTTCGCCGCCGTGATTCCGTTGCTGCTGAATCGTTCACTGGCCGCCAGCGCCGAACTCGATCAGAAACTGGCGACGCTGGTCAGCAGCCAACGCGGTTTTCTGACCGGCGCGACTCAAACCGAAGCGGACTACCTTGAGCGCGAGCAAGCGTTGGCGTTGCCGCAAAGTTTGCACTGGAAGTTGCGCGCAGTGGATGACCTGACGACGCGTTTGCTGACGCGCATGAGCTTCGTCAATCGCATCCTTTCGAGCATGGGCGAAAGCGTGCTGGTTGCCGATTTGCGCGGGCGCATCGTGTTTGCCAATCACGAAGCGCGCCAGTTTTTTGGCTGTGATGAACAAGAAATGCTTGGCAGATACTTCGAGGAATTCCTGCTGGCGTGCGGCAAACTTGATGCTACGCAATTGCGCGCTGCAATCAGCGCTGTATTAAGCGGCCAGCACGCGCAGCTTGAATTCGAGATTGCCGCACCCACGCCGCGGCATTGTTCGTTGTTGTTGTCGGCGCTCAACCTGGGTACGCAGTGCTTCCAGCGTGCGGACTCGGCCTCAGGCGATTTCCTACCGGCAGGAGCAGGTCTATTGTGGAGTCCGCACGCTGGAAGCACTGCGTACCCAGAGGCCATCGGCGTGGTGGCCTTGTTCTCTGACATCACGCGCCGCGTCGAGTTGGATCGGATGAAGACGGAGACCCTGCAACTGGTCTCGCACGAATTGCGTACGCCGCTGACTTCGATTCAGGGATTGAGCGACGTGCTGCTCAAATTCCCCGTCGCGGCGGATGAGTCGCGCGAATTGATCGGCACGATTCACGCCGAATCGCTGCGCTTAAGCGAAACGATCAACCGCTACCTCGATCTAACTCGCTTGGAATCGGGCGCCCAGGCCTTGCACCTGGCTCCGCTCGATTGTCAGGAATTGATTGGCGGCTGCCAGCGCAATCTGACCGTCCTGGCCGCTGAGCGCGGCATAACACTCAATTCACAGATCAATGCCGCTGCGCCCATGATTCAGGCCGATGCGCAACTGCTCGCCCAGGCGCTCAATAACCTGCTCAGCAATGCCATCAAATACAGCCCGCCCGATACCGCTGTGACGATTCTGGCCGAACGTGAAGCAGGCGGCTTGGCGTTGACCGTTCGCGATCAAGGTTATGGAATTCCGGCGGCGGCGCACGCGCGCATCTTCGAAAAATTCTACCGGCTCGAACGCGATGCCAGTTCCACCACCGTCGGCACTGGCTTGGGCTTGCCTTTCGTCAAAGAGATTGCTGAACAACACGGCGGGCGCGTCACGTTTGAGAGCGTCGAAGGGCACGGCTCACGCTTTACTCTGCATTTGCCCGCTTCGGTTACAACTTGA